A single region of the Schizosaccharomyces osmophilus chromosome 3, complete sequence genome encodes:
- the rpc34 gene encoding DNA-directed RNA polymerase III complex subunit Rpc34, with translation MADQLKSLPRTARQLYDFSSTKIPNALTQQELLDGVGGSVSVNNLSSSLNLLLSKRLLEALQQGNTLVYRAVPLEEAKTVSTMEGDEQIVYDFIKNAGNEGIWTKTLTLRTNLHVHVVNRCLKALESKNLVKPIKSVKNPTRKIYMLYDLVPSSELTGGPWFTDQELDVEFIENLKKVVYRFIHAKSFPPKKNATGPDMIWSPEYNGFPTALQIHTWLRNTNITEVELSLGNVISLVDVLIYDGKVEKRSDGVSYRSVRPSPDTTNAFTEVPCGACPVADICGVGSRVSPVTCEYLDKWLS, from the exons ATCTTTACCTCGTACAGCTCGTCAATTATATGATTTTAGTTCAACAAAGATTCCCAATGCATTAACTCAACAAGAACTACTCGATGGAGTTGGCGGTTCTGTCTCGGTGAACAATTTGAGCAGTTCTCTCAATTTGCTGCTCAGTAAGCGGCTTTTAGAAGCTCTCCAGCAAGGAAATACCCTAGTTTATCGTGCTGTTCCCTTGGAAGAGGCTAAAAC AGTTTCTACTATGGAAGGAGATGAACAAATCGTTTATGATTTTATCAAGAATGCTGGCAATGAAGGTATATGGACAAAGACGTTAACCCTGCGAACCAACTTGCATGTTCACGTAGTCAATCGATGCCTGAAGGCGCTCGAATCCAAAAATTTGGTAAAGCCAATTAAGAGCGTGAAAAATCCTACCCGCAAAATATACATGCTATATGACTTGGTACCCAGTAGTGAACTTACTGGTGGTCCTTGGTTTACTGACCAAGAACTCGATGTCGAATTTATTGAGAATCTAAAAAAGGTTGTATACAGGTTCATTCATGCTAAAAGCTTTccaccaaagaaaaacgcTACTGGCCCCGATATGATATGGTCTCCTGAGTACAATGGGTTTCCTACAGCTTTACAAATACATACATGGCTTCGCAACACGAATATTACTGAAGTAGAACTTTCTCTTGGAAACGTTATTTCCTTAGTTGATGTTTTAATATACGATGGTAAGGTAGAGAAACGCTCTGATGGCGTTTCCTACCGTTCTGTTCGACCATCTCCCGATACTACAAATGCCTTCACCGAGGTACCTTGTGGTGCTTGCCCAGTGGCAGATATATGTGGTGTAGGAAGTCGGGTTTCACCAGTTACTTGTGAATATCTTGACAAATGGTTGAGctag
- a CDS encoding Schizosaccharomyces specific protein, translating into MEGHSTQNEVVEYASQLGIVLDEVFLNVGYLLRSLLANVPNALYHTQLQGECHKFQDYCDLIEVRLLDAKKVLERDLRILEAAENVPTTTNATVKPELPMDLTANYPPSDGNTSALEQGLQSDAFQNRNNGGNFFNLSPFNSQSMPNENAFLRSSDVKAFEGMNVKTNVSPSPKLKPTTSGVESVGSEARSEGYPNLPSGLPTGVSRENDAFQFSMPPEASSDQALQANEYLLPNVLGNTSTSPQDNLSNMSFPSLDTAQGSVPSNYGFLQQQQQLVSPSSKRPKPANASYPPSAASTLDTKTQENYSAAFGNDNSFAAHLNNSFGNNSLGLPTDMPSTESINDLFGESFDFTMSGNNS; encoded by the coding sequence ATGGAAGGACATTCCACCCAGAATGAAGTTGTAGAGTATGCATCTCAACTTGGTATAGTTTTGGATGAAGTTTTTCTAAACGTCGGATATTTGTTACGATCCTTGCTTGCCAATGTTCCCAATGCATTATATCATACTCAACTGCAAGGGGAATGCCATAAGTTTCAAGATTATTGTGATTTAATTGAGGTTCGTCTTTTAGATGCTAAAAAAGTACTTGAAAGAGATCTACGCATTTTGGAAGCTGCCGAGAATGTCCCAACTACGACCAATGCAACAGTAAAACCGGAATTGCCAATGGACTTGACCGCCAACTATCCACCGTCAGACGGAAACACCAGCGCTTTGGAACAAGGATTGCAGTCTGATGCATTTCAAAATAGGAATAATGGGGGTAACTTTTTTAACCTTTCCCCTTTCAATTCCCAGTCCATGccaaatgaaaatgcttttctcaGATCTTCGGAtgtaaaagcttttgagGGCATGAAtgtgaaaacaaatgtGTCGCCTTCACCTAAACTAAAGCCGACTACTAGTGGTGTGGAATCCGTTGGTAGCGAAGCACGTTCTGAAGGGTATCCGAATTTACCCTCCGGTTTACCCACTGGTGTTTCTCGTGAAAACGATGCCTTCCAATTTAGCATGCCACCAGAAGCCTCTTCAGACCAGGCGCTGCAGGCAAATGAATATCTGCTGCCAAATGTCTTAGGAAATACGTCCACCTCCCCACAAGATAATTTATCAAATATGTCTTTTCCCAGCTTAGACACTGCTCAAGGATCTGTGCCTAGTAATTATGGATTTTTACAGCAACAGCAGCAGCTGGTTTCTCCGTCTTCAAAGCGACCTAAACCTGCCAATGCATCTTATCCTCCTTCTGCTGCCTCTACCTTAGACACCAAAACGCAGGAAAATTATAGTGCTGCTTTCGGTAATGACAACTCGTTTGCAGCCCATTTGAATAACTCTTTTGGTAACAACTCTCTTGGTTTGCCTACAGATATGCCCTCTACAGAAAGCATTAATGATTTGTTTGGTGAATCGTTTGATTTTACCATGTCAGGAAACAACTCATAA
- the ams2 gene encoding DNA-binding transcription factor for histone, zf-GATA-type Ams2, giving the protein MEERLGSVLVVPLRVIYSIDRASSIRCLAKSRHAVPVQVLITFDKGKIICQVDARHAVEAILNCSPELNCKSDQEFSVYALDHLEADELFVGLGFLSSLSSQSIPGPPKNLSPETVWLNGKVVETGLQRSLEIHLRLQAVPSTTNSKVHNEALPPSLILDNSSSDQSDSASFFDSAYSSANLATIPNPESDLYPSPVPLSSRFTDPPSEGLDFDSIYPHSNNQNDYSTAPFSEPYGMEPPSSNVHPATDPVCPSTSITESISNAVSKKKRKRDPTPLCTFNSSDSNVPSEREHVQDFIKEQVKIARARIEKRLPTIRGKDRIEEQLTNSLREGKIPPYCQNCGAIKTANWRNANFMNTTIMLCNACGIYWTTRHSMRPRSLWSTYKSLELEKPSELDSFAQLEIAVYKLSQQRKPLIPVFRQLETAGRHSPLPKVTSKSSGSTTELKNTSNKIGLQGTRSENLLNNDLRQIQSSPVVKTTNNNVRESSREPLSEIGTNSTWLVLPSSASDDIRRPEPEKVMSSNPNKENENRLPKQYMKQVIRKPDEDAEPTLPVCDLEKDVDDQLESLFKTPPKPKRAKQSPSPWRSELFVSDLGQINLTPEFKPKFDLTKALSAAVRSDNKENSPHLPENTETAELFPEFMQSPLVDADERRTVSLATDLAMPSSPPMAPIDRFIS; this is encoded by the exons ATGGAAGAAAGATTGGGTTCTGTATTAGTAGTACCGT TACGTGTTATTTACAGCATTGACCGTGCGTCCTCCATCCGTTGCTTAGCAAAATCGAGACATGCTGTGCCTGTCCAAGTCTTGATTACATTTGATAAGGGAAAAATCATTTGTCAAGTAGATGCCCGACATGCTGTCGAGGCTATTTTGAATTGCAG CCCAGAACTCAATTGCAAATCGGATCAAGAATTCAGTGTGTATGCCTTGGATCATTTAGAAGCTGATGAACTGTTTGTTGGATTAGGATTCCTTTCATCGCTGTCATCCCAGTCTATTCCAGGTCCTCCCAAAAATCTTTCACCGGAAACTGTCTGGCTGAACGGAAAAGTTGTAGAGACTGGTTTACAACGCTCCCTGGAAATTCACCTTCGTTTACAAGCCGTTCCTTCCACAACTAATTCAAAGGTTCACAATGAAGCTCTTCCTCCTTCTCTCATCCTTGACAACTCCTCTTCTGACCAATCTGACTCCGCAAGCTTCTTTGACTCTGCCTATTCTTCTGCGAACCTGGCTACAATTCCAAACCCCGAATCTGATTTGTATCCTAGCCCCGTACCTTTATCATCTCGATTTACGGATCCTCCTTCAGAGGGCTTAGATTTTGATTCTATTTATCCCCACAGTAACAACCAAAATGACTACTCAACAGCTCCCTTTTCAGAACCCTATGGCATGGAACCACCGTCATCCAATGTCCATCCTGCGACAGATCCTGTATGTCCGTCCACTTCAATTACAGAATCCATATCCAATGCTGTATCCAAGAAGAAGCGTAAGCGTGATCCGACTCCCCTTTGCACATTCAACTCTTCTGATTCAAACGTTCCGTCTGAACGCGAACATGTTCAAGACTTTATAAAAGAGCAAGTTAAAATAGCACGTGCACGTATAGAAAAGCGCTTGCCAACTATACGGGGAAAAGATCGAATCGAGGAACAGCTTACAAATAGTCTTCGTGAAGGAAAAATCCCTCCTTATTGTCAAAATTGTGGTGCTATAAAAACTGCAAATTGGCGTAACGCTAATTTCATGAACACAACGATCATGCTTTGTAATGCTTGTGGAATTTATTGGACTACAAGACACTCAATGCGGCCAAGATCCCTCTGGAGCACGTACAAAAGCTTAGAATTGGAAAAACCTTCTGAACTAGATTCTTTTGCTCAACTAGAAATTGCCGTGTACAAATTATctcaacaaagaaagcCCTTAATTCCAGTTTTTCGTCAGCTAGAAACAGCAGGTCGTCATTCTCCCCTTCCAAAAGTGACTTCCAAATCCTCAGGTTCCACAACTGAATTAAAGAACACGTCAAACAAAATCGGGCTACAAGGAACACGGTCCGAGAATTTACTTAATAATGATTTACGACAGATTCAGTCTTCTCCGGTTGTGAAAACGACTAACAATAATGTTCGAGAATCGTCAAGAGAACCATTATCTGAAATAGGCACAAACAGCACATGGCTTGTATTACCGTCATCGGCGAGTGACGATATTCGAAGGCCCGAGCCTGAAAAAGTAATGAGCAGTAATCCaaataaagagaatgaaaatCGGCTGCCAAAGCAATACATGAAGCAAGTAATCAGAAAGCCAGACGAAGATGCAGAACCTACCCTTCCCGTTTGTGACTTGGAAAAGGATGTAGATGATCAATTGGAGAGTTTATTTAAAACACCCCCGAAGCCGAAAAGAGCCAAACAAAGTCCATCACCTTGGCGTTCAGAACTGTTTGTGTCCGATTTAGGTCAAATTAATCTAACCCCCGAGTTTAAACCCAAATTTGATTTAACCAAGGCATTGAGTGCAGCTGTGAGATCCgataataaagaaaattcacCCCACTTACCTGAAAACACGGAAACTGCTGAACTGTTTCCAGAGTTCATGCAGTCGCCCTTGGTTGATGCGgatgaaagaagaacagTTTCATTAGCGACAGATTTGGCGATGCCGAGTAGTCCTCCAATGGCTCCAATTGACAGGTTTATATCTTAA
- the ptc1 gene encoding serine/threonine protein phosphatase PP2C catalytic subunit Ptc1 — MKGHNTVSSALLEPLQKMNPFKDSAPANHGRRASISYDEGEGRSHLVDAKDNEGQTMRIGSTRPSRTSNWLAGMVEDKNQRWRRAMEDAHSCWYDFGGNQDDGFIGVYDGHAGAQASDYCRKVLHKILLEKLRKFPDRLVTDLLDETFVEVNDSIAKETKNEVCGCTSAVAFFRYENNRSRRVLYTANVGDARVVLCRDGKAIRLSYDHKGSDENESRRVTQLGGAMVQNRINGVLAVTRALGDTYLKELVSAHPFTTETRIWSGHDEFFIVACDGLWDVISDQEAVDFVRKFTSCREAALRLVEHALKRLSTDNITCIVVNLTRTPGDVDEPGVMVDSNNDYSNDYY, encoded by the coding sequence ATGAAAGGACATAACACAGTGTCTAGTGCATTGCTGGAACCATTACAAAAGATGAATCCATTTAAAGATTCAGCACCTGCAAATCATGGCCGACGAGCAAGTATTTCTTACGATGAAGGAGAAGGGCGAAGTCATCTTGTCGATGCAAAAGACAACGAAGGTCAAACAATGCGAATTGGCAGTACGAGGCCTAGCAGAACATCCAACTGGCTAGCGGGTATGGTTGAAGACAAGAATCAACGATGGAGGAGAGCCATGGAAGACGCTCATAGTTGTTGGTATGATTTTGGCGGTAACCAGGATGATGGCTTTATAGGCGTTTATGACGGCCATGCTGGAGCCCAAGCTTCTGACTACTGCAGAAAAGTTCTGCATAAGATTTTATTGGAAAAACTGAGAAAATTCCCCGACCGCCTTGTGACAGATTTGCTTGATGAAACCTTCGTTGAGGTCAACGATAGCAttgcaaaagaaaccaagaaCGAAGTATGCGGTTGTACCTCTGCTGTTGCATTTTTCCGCtatgaaaacaatagatCTCGAAGAGTATTGTATACAGCTAACGTGGGTGATGCTCGTGTTGTTCTTTGCCGCGATGGAAAAGCTATTCGTCTCTCTTACGATCATAAAGGATCCGATGAGAACGAGTCTCGCCGAGTCACTCAGTTAGGAGGAGCGATGGTGCAGAACCGGATTAACGGTGTTCTTGCCGTTACAAGAGCCTTAGGCGACACTTATCTGAAAGAACTCGTGAGTGCTCATCCCTTTACGACAGAGACACGAATTTGGTCAGGTCACgatgaattttttattgtagCTTGCGATGGACTTTGGGATGTAATTTCAGACCAAGAAGCTGTTGATTTCGTTCGGAAATTCACCAGCTGTCGCGAAGCTGCCTTACGACTAGTCGAGCATGCATTAAAACGATTGAGTACAGATAATATAACCTGTATTGTTGTGAACTTGACGAGGACTCCTGGTGATGTTGACGAACCCGGAGTTATGGTTGATTCTAATAATGATTATAGCAATGATTATTATTAA
- the nup186 gene encoding nucleoporin Nup186: MDVWELQHFSALFYLLQCIESNPSNPNVSSRLLVQCLDSYTKDFQNFLTIDPPNAASRNKLESGEAELNGMVCKLNETFIKQSLTISSKLSMDEIQSACLLQKGVEASQALDRTPIQAALYMFFLSREQLLESLELLTKIASFRDLDSEIAKALRSYLNSLCNAGKDIVKTCCDFVTILDTKITETLRSEANGQVLGIADVVDFQEYIKLSHEAHIAELETVAIILYHLSELGLLQQSHFESLLSTLSKNEPNSKIAVLILPSLLSFLKKLLQVEFLPEGDGKLSVAPPTLQHIHHLLIKTAASSWSCPQFKQILGIWWLTYLNEACKHIVNVPSFIDYALTIKDPASDIIHAGVFSDIITFVILPFRQADDERMEWSFAFKPRSRLSTSWPTIRPLLVNIIFSKFRSFCQSFISYMPEILKVLRLLEEDKYLTNAAHSDSATEDLQYVFFPFEEFYHLLSSIYTYDKSWSLDFWSDIESDMYGFLTWSMESQIPGITTSFTLLLVSICTNEFTATKVHELMSEPAAETSHFDNSAVTGTNWSYIFNVFHYYISQLKPIQTVVTSSGVARVHTEPGEIDINSSFILQGYVLLFATVTRNSSQILVSLCEDQTLNPTGTFFELLECRLIESVRCTILTALESMSHQSSGFLNNALWNYLDNWFITSVLFDIDGGLAPIPFAINSKNVFPKSPSAFGPLLNNIRRLTATPGMRIAFIKFLTSLIRSKNELSVTLTFPENLGSSYRASGVKPYVDFVIETLVLSSTQWRTMHDAESLKITNSCLQFISAVFDDLNLNLLIYFRLFGNRIKDKVQNNSLYVYLTRHPAIYLLEAVFVENVYSGLFDLVEFGFDQIEDVAVPPLLVSTVLQSLFILRDVLALQRELFKNVIPYITELGISKHILDLTISRRAYREVFMTRISSIVHLALLVGSRHQCFVQPAIEILGFLVDSEGFMNKGSTDENKLLCSIVRTANESKRIIFGFIRAFEFRSRMLLSSGSESSFILRFLLNNLKQSKGIFSLALLILGFDISSTNAVIVRDEPGYVGSQISLLNSLLNFIELRTQDDVVLETPLVMVEALEIVAHLCSSPLTYEATLAVLRDRPHFLVNLVNVEPIISQSSIQNLESLSTEEVNVFSRCLHARAQVMTMLLTEIHFTSSLGKKKQSKEYVTSLIGSADRLRTSQLSQKSSGFKILDFMDILRIDNRKIASELPKVPGFNLSMFVTKFDNGVNDFQFDTDRVVKMYKLLFDTEASTMEGTNEEKEVWYNQKREKLQDLSNRLDLFNARVVFLQHVHDCLESWARLTGVLIEDCHSSIPEVYFDEFIWELLRLLLPGASNYSLENQNTVSVTTAVIETIVPYALKKMNALKSEEYGKLTYFVEGVHGIIVSLIKGIQCQSSDESIRENLYGSLLSILTTFQKCTSTLSREDGDPEFLKTLDKCMNSSLLSSSFLDVLTKDALYTSGSCWELSVITLNFLHRLSPDISTHLYKYYLRRNFIGSFVDAFSKIFSDILASGKEIIEVISGLEAGQCFLITLAQNKIAVHSVLTMDYIRLVVQLLLQLCKQGGIQHLRPQVQRLMLQLLQIFILALMKVPLKVMSNKDKALLQSVFSLSRKLQDSVQINAEQAWSTEAVTVKKYVEVISQLLDLHRE; the protein is encoded by the exons ATGGATGTCTGGGAGCTTCAGCACTTTTCCGCTCTCTTTTACCTCTTGCAGTGCATCGAAAGCAATCCCAGCAATCCCAATGTCTCTTCGCGCTTATTAGTGCAGTGTTTGGATTCTTATACAAaagattttcaaaactttcTTACTATAGATCCTCCAAATGCAGCATCTCGAAATAAATTGGAATCTGGGGAAGCAGAACTGAATGGAATGGTCTGCAAGCTGAATGAGACTTTTATCAAGCAGTCTCTTACAATTTCATCAAAGCTTTCTATGGATGAAATTCAGTCTGCTTGTCTTCTGCAAAAAGGTGTAGAAGCCTCGCAAGCCTTGGACCGTACTCCAATTCAAGCTGCTTTATAcatgtttttcttgtctCGTGAACAGCTCCTTGAATCCTTAGAGTTGCTCACGAAAATTGCATCCTTTAGAGATTTGGATTCTGAAATTGCAAAGGCTTTGCGTTCCTACTTGAACAGTCTATGTAACGCGGGAAAAGACATTGTAAAAACTTGCTGTGATTTTGTTACTATTTTGGATACAAAAATAACAGAAACACTTCGAAGTGAAGCTAATGGTCAAGTACTAGGCATCGCTGATGTTGTTGATTTTCAGGAATACATCAAGTTGTCTCATGAAGCTCATATCGCCGAACTGGAAACTGTTGCTATTATTCTTTATCATTTATCAGAGCTTGGATTGTTGCAGCAATCCCACTTTGAGTCTCTTTTGTCCACACTCAGCAAGAATGAACCTAACAGTAAAATTGCAGTTCTCATATTACCTTCACTGCtaagctttttgaaaaagcttcttcaGGTCGAGTTTCTTCCAGAAGGAGATGGTAAACTCAGTGTTGCACCTCCCACTTTACAGCATATACATCACTTGCTTATAAAGACAGCGGCCTCAAGCTGGAGTTGTCCTCAGTTCAAGCAGATATTAGGAATATGGTGGCTTACATACCTTAACGAAGCCTGTAAACATATTGTAAATGTTCCCTCTTTTATAGATTATGCTTTGACAATCAAGGATCCCGCTAGTGACATTATTCACGCAGGCGTATTTTCTGATATAATAACTTTTGTTATACTTCCCTTTCGACAAGCGGATGACGAACGAATGGAATGGAGTTTTGCGTTCAAGCCTCGGTCACGCCTTTCAACCAGCTGGCCAACTATTCGTCCGCTGTTGgtaaatataatattttcCAAGTTCCGTTCTTTTTGTCAATCATTTATAAGTTATATGCCTGAGATTCTGAAAGTACTTAGGCTCCTTGAAGAGGACAAGTACCTAACAAACGCCGCTCATTCTGATTCAGCTACTGAAGATCTTcaatatgttttttttccttttgagGAATTTTATCATTTGTTATCTTCCATATATACATACGATAAGTCGTGGTCATTGGACTTTTGGTCCGACATCGAAAGCGATATGTATGGCTTTTTAACCTGGTCTATGGAATCTCAGATTCCGGGAATTACCACCTCATTTACACTTTTACTGGTTTCTATATGTACCAACGAATTTACCGCAACGAAAGTTCATGAATTGATGTCGGAACCGGCCGCGGAAACTAGTCATTTCGACAACTCTGCAGTAACTGGAACAAATTGGtcatatatatttaatgTATTCCATTACTATATTTCTCAGTTAAAACCCATTCAGACCGTTGTAACTTCTTCGGGTGTTGCACGCGTTCATACTGAACCTGGCGAAATTGACATtaattcttccttcatcTTACAAGGATATGTTTTGTTATTTGCTACTGTAACTCGAAACAGCTCGCAAATCTTGGTTTCCCTGTGTGAAGATCAGACACTAAACCCAACCGGgactttctttgaattaTTAGAATGCAGATTAATAGAAAGCGTGCGCTGCACGATATTAACGGCACTTGAATCAATGTCGCACCAATCATCTGGTTTTCTTAATAATGCCTTATGGAACTATTTGGATAACTGGTTCATTACTTCAGTTCTATTTGACATCGATGGTGGGCTTGCACCGATACCGTTTGCCATTAATTCTAAAAATGTATTCCCTAAGTCACCTAGTGCATTTGGTCctttattaaataatatAAGAAGGTTGACGGCTACTCCAGGCATGAGAATTGCctttattaaatttttaaCTTCTTTGATTCGGTCTAAAAATGAACTCAGTGTGACCCTTACTTTCCCAGAAAACTTGGGATCTTCCTATCGTGCATCCGGTGTTAAGCCTTACGTGgattttgtaattgaaaCTTTGGTTCTATCTTCTACTCAATGGAGAACTATGCATGATGCCGAGTCCCTAAAAATAACAAACTCATGCCTTCAATTTATCTCTGCTGTTTTTGATGATCTCAATTTGAATCTCTTAATTTATTTCCGACTTTTTGGTAACAGAATCAAAGACAAAGTTCAGAACAATAGCTTATATGTTTATTTGACAAGGCATCCGGCGATTTACTTGCTGGAAGcagtttttgttgaaaatgtCTATTCTGGTTTGTTCGACCTTGTTGAGTTCGGCTTTGACCAAATTGAAGATGTTGCAGTTCCTCCGCTACTGGTTTCTACCGTCTTAcaatctctttttattcttcgTGACGTTCTCGCTCTGCAAAGGGAgttatttaaaaatgtAATTCCTTATATTACTGAATTGGGAATAAGTAAACATATTTTAGATTTGACTATTTCCAGGAGAGCTTATCGGGAAGTGTTCATGACTAGGATATCTTCTATTGTTCACCTTGCTTTATTGGTAGGATCTCGGCATCAATGTTTCGTACAACCAGCGATTGAAATTTTGGGTTTCTTGGTAGATTCCGAAGGCTTTATGAATAAAGGCAGTACTGACGAAAATAAGCTGTTGTGCTCAATTGTTAGAACCGCGAATGAGTCGAAGCGCattatttttggttttatcCGGGCTTTTGAATTCAGATCGCGTATGTTGTTATCTTCCGGTAGTGAATCCTCATTTATACTGCGTTTTCTATTGaataatttaaaacaaaGCAAGGGTATTTTTTCACTTGCTTTGTTGATTTTAGGATTCGATATATCTTCCACAAACGCAGTAATCGTTAGAGATGAACCTGGTTATGTTGGCTCACAGATCTCTCTATTGAACTCGCTCTTAAACTTCATAGAATTGAGAACACAAGATGATGTCGTTTTGGAGACTCCTTTAGTTATGGTCGAAGCTTTGGAAATTGTTGCCCATCTCTGTTCTTCTCCGTTGACTTATGAAGCTACTCTGGCAGTTCTTAGGGACCGTCCTCATTTCCTTGTGAACCTTGTTAATGTCGAGCCTATAATCTCTCAAAGTAGCATACAAAATCTCGAAAGCTTATCTACAGAAGAAGTCAATGTTTTTTCGAGATGCTTGCATGCTCGTGCACAAGTAATGACAATGTTACTGACGGAAATCCATTTTACCTCCTCGttaggaaaaaagaagcagtCAAAAGAATATGTTACTTCCCTTATTGGAAGCGCAGATCGACTAAGGACTTCGCAGTTATCTCAGAAATCGTCTGGTTTTAAGATACTAGATTTTATGGATATTCTGAGGATCGACAACAGAAAAATAGCATCCGAATTACCTAAAGTGCCAGGTTTTAATTTAAGCATGTTTGTGACAAAGTTCGATAATGGAGTCAATGATTTTCAATTCGACACTGATAGAGTTGTTAAAATGTACAAACTCCTATTCGATACTGAAGCATCGACCATGGAAGGAActaatgaagaaaaagaagtttggTACAACCAAAAGAGAGAGAAGTTACAGGATCTTTCCAATCGCCTAGATCTTTTCAACGCACGGGTTGTTTTCCTTCAGCATGTTCATGATTGCTTAGAGTCATGGGCTAGACTAACTGGTGTCTTAATTGAGGATTGTCATTCTTCAATTCCTGAAGTatattttgatgaatttattTGGGAATTGTTGCGTTTGTTACTTCCAGGTGCATCAAATTACAGCTTAGAAAACCAGAATACTGTCTCAGTTACCACTGCAGTCATCGAAACTATTGTTCCTTATGCActaaaaaagatgaatgcTTTAAAATCAGAAGAATATGGAAAGCTAACttattttgttgaaggAGTACATGGAATAATTGTTAGCTTAATTAAAGGCATTCAGTGTCAGTCATCTGATGAAAGCATACGTGAGAATCTATATGGATCTTTGTTAAGTATTTTGActacttttcaaaaatgtaCTAGTACACTGAGCAGGGAAGATGGGGATCCGGAATTCTTAAAAACTTTAGATAAGTGTATGAATTCGAGCTTATTGAgctcttcatttttggatGTTTTAACCAAAGATGCGTTGTACACAAGTGGATCGTGCTGGGAATTATCGGTAATCACGTTGAATTTCCTACACAGACTATCACCGGACATTTCAACTCACTTGTACAAATATTACTTGCGTCGCAACTTTATTGGCTCCTTTGTTGATGCCTTctcaaaaatattttcagaTATACTGGCTTCCGggaaagaaattattgaaGTCATAAGTGGTTTGGAAGCAGGACAGTGCTTCTTGATTACACTTgcacaaaacaaaattgctGTTCATTCTGTTTTAACGATGGATTATATACGATTAGTGGTTCAATTGTTGTTGCAGTTATGTAAACAAG GCGGTATTCAACACCTTCGACCTCAAGTTCAGCGTTTAATGCTTCAACTTTTGCAAATCTTTATATTGGCATTAATGAAGGTACCTTTAAAGGTAATGTCTAATAAAGACAAAGCACTCTTACAGTCTGTGTTTTCACTTTCAAGAAAGTTACAGGATTCTGTTCAAATTAATGCAGAACAAGCTTGGAGCACAGAAGCCGTTACCGTGAAGAAGTATGTTGAAGTAATAAGTCAACTTTTGGATCTTCATAGAGAATAA